A single genomic interval of Flavobacterium sp. N2820 harbors:
- a CDS encoding capsule assembly Wzi family protein → MKKNYILLLLVFGWTTFAQTSSREQFPLFSECEASVLDQQEACFYNTIQNFIYTNYKVADDVKLANFKGNVIALFEVDTTGTFKILYIDAPYESLKTETKRVFELLPKVKPATYSGRKTYSKFTLKIAIPLEQPNVSSSKTGVIQDKTNTFLIDNSKELSEYDAIVYKPFENPQFKSKGNIMFSHQNYGVFDALLNQVGSNNHTASKPFSYDEVAKYYDFETVNQSALKQKESWWGRKFWNENLVAIQGEGYWFSLNPILDVRIGKDTESEASNTFVNTRGVKVDGGLGEQLTFSTSIFESQGRFADYYNAYAESIKPSGGNPAILPGIGIAKRFKEDAYDFPMAEANIKYTPNQFINLQLGYGRNFLGDGYRSLIQGDGTSPYPFFKINTTFWKIKYTNTYMWLKDVRDLATVDGTYATKYMANHYLSWNVTKRFNLGFFESVVWTNTNERGFDFNFVNPLIFYRAVEFGSSSKTGNAVLGLSSKYKWNNQINFYGQFLIDEFAIGDVQESNQSWRNKFGYQVGVKYYDAFKVKNLLLQLEYNQVRPYVYSHSNPLTNYGHNNQSMGHNWGANFRELVAIARYYKGRYFADAKLIYGQRGFDFNNGTDTFNYGGNIYLDYDENRPYDTGVSIAQGNKTTVMIADVQVGYLVNPASNLKVFGNVLFRNFDPTAETAATVKSNTIWFSIGLRSDLFNWYFDY, encoded by the coding sequence ATGAAAAAAAATTATATTTTATTGTTGTTGGTTTTTGGATGGACAACTTTTGCACAAACAAGTTCAAGAGAACAATTTCCACTTTTTTCGGAATGTGAAGCATCTGTTTTAGACCAACAAGAAGCTTGTTTTTATAACACAATTCAGAACTTTATTTATACAAATTATAAAGTTGCAGATGATGTAAAATTGGCTAATTTTAAAGGAAATGTTATCGCACTTTTTGAAGTAGATACAACAGGAACATTTAAAATTCTATATATTGATGCACCTTACGAATCTTTAAAAACAGAAACAAAACGTGTTTTTGAATTATTACCAAAAGTTAAACCTGCAACCTATTCTGGGCGAAAAACGTATTCAAAATTTACTTTAAAAATTGCAATTCCGTTAGAACAACCAAACGTGTCCTCTTCTAAAACCGGAGTTATTCAAGATAAAACAAATACTTTTTTGATTGATAATTCAAAAGAATTGTCAGAATATGATGCTATTGTATACAAACCTTTCGAAAATCCGCAATTCAAAAGCAAGGGAAATATTATGTTTTCGCATCAAAATTATGGTGTTTTTGATGCCTTGCTCAATCAAGTTGGAAGTAATAATCATACTGCTTCAAAGCCTTTTTCTTATGATGAAGTAGCAAAATATTATGATTTTGAAACCGTAAACCAATCGGCTTTAAAACAAAAAGAATCGTGGTGGGGAAGAAAATTTTGGAACGAAAACTTAGTAGCCATTCAAGGCGAAGGATATTGGTTCTCACTAAATCCTATTTTAGATGTAAGAATTGGAAAAGATACTGAAAGCGAAGCATCAAATACTTTTGTGAATACTAGAGGAGTAAAAGTTGATGGGGGTTTAGGCGAACAATTAACGTTTTCTACTTCCATTTTTGAAAGTCAAGGGCGCTTTGCAGATTATTATAATGCGTATGCAGAAAGTATAAAACCATCAGGTGGAAATCCTGCAATACTTCCAGGAATTGGAATTGCAAAACGCTTTAAGGAAGATGCTTACGATTTTCCAATGGCAGAAGCTAATATTAAGTACACACCAAATCAATTCATTAATCTACAATTGGGTTATGGAAGAAATTTTTTAGGTGACGGATATCGTTCTCTCATACAAGGTGATGGCACAAGTCCGTATCCGTTTTTTAAAATCAATACTACTTTTTGGAAAATTAAGTACACCAACACCTATATGTGGTTAAAAGATGTTCGAGATTTAGCTACGGTTGACGGAACCTATGCAACAAAATACATGGCAAATCATTATTTGAGTTGGAATGTAACCAAACGATTTAATCTTGGGTTTTTTGAAAGTGTAGTTTGGACCAATACGAACGAAAGAGGTTTTGATTTCAATTTTGTAAACCCATTGATATTTTACAGAGCAGTAGAATTTGGTTCTTCTTCAAAAACTGGAAATGCGGTATTAGGACTTTCCTCAAAATACAAATGGAATAATCAGATTAACTTTTACGGACAATTTTTAATCGATGAGTTTGCAATTGGCGATGTGCAAGAAAGTAATCAAAGTTGGAGAAATAAATTTGGTTATCAAGTAGGAGTAAAGTATTATGATGCGTTTAAAGTTAAAAATTTGTTGTTGCAATTAGAATACAATCAAGTGCGACCTTATGTGTATTCGCACAGTAATCCTTTGACAAATTACGGGCACAATAATCAAAGTATGGGACACAATTGGGGTGCAAATTTCAGAGAATTAGTAGCCATAGCACGTTATTATAAAGGAAGATATTTTGCTGATGCAAAATTAATTTACGGACAACGTGGTTTTGATTTTAATAACGGAACCGACACTTTTAATTATGGTGGAAACATCTATTTAGATTATGATGAAAATCGTCCGTATGATACAGGTGTTTCAATAGCACAAGGAAATAAAACTACGGTTATGATTGCCGATGTACAAGTAGGATATTTAGTAAATCCAGCTTCAAATTTAAAAGTTTTTGGAAATGTTTTATTTAGAAATTTTGATCCAACAGCTGAAACTGCTGCAACTGTTAAATCAAATACTATTTGGTTTTCAATTGGATTAAGAAGTGATTTATTTAACTGGTATTTTGATTATTAG
- the cyoE gene encoding heme o synthase, which translates to METITQPQNKKSLYKDFVAITKARLSISVVVSTLAGYLLGFNDEQPFKWSVLFLLIVGGYCMVGASNVFNQIIEKDLDTLMDRTKNRPLPSGSMSKQFAFILGTILTILGLIILYNVNPKTAMFGAISIFMYVSLYTPLKTVTPLSVFVGAFPGAIPFMLGWVAATGHFGIEAGTLFIIQFFWQFPHFWAIGWFLYDDYKKAGFFMLPTGKKDKKTALQTVLYTIWMIIASVIPAFGFTGKLFLSKIATVVVVLLGLWMLFYAFKLHKEMDAKAARKLMIVSVSYISLLQIVYVLDKFLR; encoded by the coding sequence TTGGAAACCATTACGCAACCCCAAAACAAAAAATCACTTTACAAAGACTTTGTGGCGATTACTAAGGCACGATTGTCAATTAGTGTTGTGGTCTCAACGCTTGCGGGTTATTTATTAGGATTCAACGACGAACAGCCTTTTAAATGGTCTGTTTTGTTCTTGTTGATTGTTGGTGGTTATTGCATGGTGGGTGCTTCTAATGTTTTCAATCAAATTATTGAAAAAGATTTAGACACTTTAATGGACCGAACTAAAAACCGTCCGTTACCTTCAGGTAGCATGTCTAAACAATTTGCCTTCATTTTAGGAACTATTCTTACCATTTTAGGATTAATTATACTGTACAACGTAAATCCGAAAACGGCTATGTTTGGTGCGATTTCGATTTTTATGTATGTTAGCTTATATACACCTTTAAAAACAGTTACACCTTTATCGGTTTTTGTGGGCGCTTTCCCCGGAGCGATTCCGTTTATGTTGGGTTGGGTAGCAGCAACAGGTCATTTTGGAATTGAAGCGGGAACATTATTCATCATTCAATTTTTTTGGCAATTTCCACATTTTTGGGCAATTGGTTGGTTTTTATATGATGATTATAAAAAAGCAGGATTCTTTATGTTGCCAACAGGTAAGAAAGACAAAAAAACTGCTTTACAAACCGTTTTATATACCATTTGGATGATTATAGCTTCTGTAATTCCAGCTTTTGGATTTACAGGAAAATTATTTTTAAGCAAAATAGCTACAGTCGTAGTAGTTTTATTAGGATTATGGATGTTATTTTACGCTTTTAAACTTCACAAAGAAATGGATGCAAAAGCTGCAAGAAAATTGATGATTGTAAGTGTTTCTTATATATCTTTGTTGCAAATTGTATATGTTTTAGATAAATTTTTACGATAA
- a CDS encoding heme-copper oxidase subunit III gives MENRMTFEEEQERKGKTYKLLLWFGMISICMIFAGLTSAYVVSKSRPDWLQDFELPTAFLISTIAMLVSSFTFYAALQSMKRGNRNQTTILLLSTLALGITFIVLQFKGFGQVIENGYFFTGSESNVTTSFLYIAVLVHIAHLLGGIISLLVVIYNHYKQKYNSAQTLGIELSAMYWHFMDFIWVYLFLFFYFFK, from the coding sequence ATGGAAAATAGAATGACATTTGAAGAGGAACAGGAACGTAAAGGAAAAACCTACAAGCTTTTGCTTTGGTTTGGAATGATAAGTATTTGTATGATTTTTGCCGGATTAACAAGTGCCTATGTAGTAAGTAAATCTCGTCCAGATTGGTTACAAGATTTTGAATTACCTACAGCTTTTTTGATCAGTACAATTGCAATGCTCGTGAGTAGTTTTACTTTTTATGCCGCATTACAATCTATGAAAAGAGGGAATAGAAATCAAACTACTATTTTATTACTTTCAACGCTAGCATTAGGAATAACATTTATAGTTTTACAGTTTAAAGGATTTGGTCAAGTCATCGAAAACGGCTATTTTTTTACAGGAAGTGAAAGTAATGTAACAACTTCATTTTTGTATATTGCGGTTTTAGTACACATTGCACATCTTTTAGGAGGAATTATTTCTCTTTTAGTTGTAATTTATAATCATTATAAACAAAAATACAATTCGGCTCAAACCCTTGGTATAGAGCTAAGTGCAATGTATTGGCACTTTATGGATTTTATTTGGGTTTATTTGTTTTTGTTTTTCTATTTTTTCAAATAG
- a CDS encoding cytochrome c oxidase subunit 3, with amino-acid sequence MGATVISNEHALDGGPGPLGATYGKMMMWYFILSDALTFSGFLAAYGFSRFKFIETWPIADEVFNHFPFAHGVDAPMYYVALMTFILIFSSVTMVLAVDAGHHMKKNKVAVYMALTIVGGFIFLGSQAWEWKNFIKGEFGAVETSGGSILQFVKKGADGNYERVALGEFAAVLQEDRVQHEKNNGIWFVGEATIPSHSANEVIQGFKANEDILVRVETIDPATKKKVVLSREESLKRIADTKYVVEGANLVRNEYGNKLFANFFFFITGFHGFHVFTGVLINIIIFFNVLLGTYEKRKSYEMVEKVGLYWHFVDLVWVFVFTFFYLV; translated from the coding sequence ATGGGAGCGACAGTTATTTCAAACGAACACGCTTTAGACGGAGGTCCAGGACCATTAGGAGCAACCTATGGTAAAATGATGATGTGGTATTTCATCTTATCTGATGCATTAACCTTTTCAGGATTCTTAGCTGCGTATGGTTTTTCAAGATTCAAATTCATCGAAACTTGGCCTATTGCAGACGAAGTTTTTAACCACTTTCCTTTTGCACATGGTGTAGATGCACCTATGTATTATGTGGCTTTAATGACATTTATCTTAATTTTCTCTTCTGTAACTATGGTATTAGCTGTAGATGCAGGTCACCACATGAAAAAAAATAAAGTTGCTGTTTACATGGCACTTACTATTGTGGGTGGTTTTATCTTCTTAGGTTCACAAGCTTGGGAGTGGAAAAACTTTATCAAAGGTGAGTTTGGTGCAGTAGAAACTTCTGGAGGTTCAATTTTACAATTTGTAAAAAAAGGAGCAGATGGAAACTATGAAAGAGTTGCGCTTGGTGAATTTGCAGCTGTGTTGCAAGAAGATAGAGTTCAACACGAAAAAAATAATGGTATTTGGTTCGTAGGAGAAGCTACAATTCCAAGTCATTCAGCTAATGAAGTTATACAAGGTTTCAAAGCGAATGAAGATATTTTAGTAAGAGTTGAAACTATCGATCCTGCAACAAAAAAGAAAGTTGTTTTATCTAGAGAAGAATCTTTAAAAAGAATAGCAGATACAAAATATGTTGTTGAAGGAGCTAACTTAGTTAGAAACGAATACGGAAACAAATTATTTGCCAATTTCTTCTTTTTTATTACTGGATTCCACGGATTCCACGTATTTACAGGAGTTTTAATCAATATCATTATTTTCTTTAATGTGTTGTTAGGAACTTATGAGAAAAGAAAAAGTTACGAAATGGTTGAAAAAGTTGGATTGTACTGGCACTTTGTCGATTTAGTATGGGTGTTCGTATTCACGTTCTTCTACTTAGTATAA
- a CDS encoding cytochrome C oxidase subunit IV family protein encodes MAHAHESNTKRIWMVFGLLSVVTIVEVIFGIYKPKALFFNDFLGMNLLNWLFIILTIVKAYYIMWAFMHLEGEKGGFRWSIVGPLVFLILYLCFIVLIEGAYVFDVYKTGHIKWNF; translated from the coding sequence ATGGCACACGCACACGAATCAAATACAAAAAGAATATGGATGGTTTTTGGTTTACTTTCAGTAGTAACCATTGTAGAAGTTATATTCGGTATCTATAAACCTAAAGCTTTATTTTTTAATGACTTTTTAGGGATGAATTTATTAAACTGGTTATTCATCATTTTAACAATTGTAAAAGCATACTACATTATGTGGGCTTTCATGCACTTAGAAGGTGAAAAGGGTGGTTTTAGATGGTCAATTGTTGGACCATTAGTATTCTTAATTTTATATCTATGTTTTATCGTTTTAATCGAAGGAGCTTATGTTTTCGATGTTTATAAAACAGGACATATCAAGTGGAATTTTTAA
- a CDS encoding SCO family protein: protein MKNKSYIGISFIVLIFGIWAIPKIIAKFQKSDLVEIGPVPTFELTNQNNKKISDKDYLGKVYVVEFFFSTCPTICPKMNQSMLQLQDEFYGNPSFGLVSITIDPKQDTPNVLKEHADLLGVKHYNWHFLTGDKEYIYNLANKGFNLFAGENYKAAGGFEHSGLFALVDKEGKIRCRKDAQGNPILYYDGLEADGVQAIKEDIKKLLEE, encoded by the coding sequence ATGAAAAATAAGTCATACATTGGAATTTCATTTATCGTTTTGATTTTCGGAATTTGGGCTATCCCAAAAATTATAGCTAAATTCCAAAAATCAGATTTAGTTGAAATTGGACCCGTTCCAACATTCGAATTAACCAATCAAAATAATAAGAAAATTTCGGACAAAGATTATTTGGGTAAAGTCTATGTAGTAGAATTCTTTTTTTCCACTTGTCCAACAATTTGTCCAAAAATGAATCAAAGTATGTTGCAATTGCAAGATGAATTTTATGGCAATCCAAGTTTTGGATTGGTCTCAATCACAATTGACCCAAAACAAGACACACCTAATGTTTTAAAGGAACACGCGGATTTATTAGGTGTAAAACATTATAATTGGCATTTTTTAACAGGTGATAAAGAATATATTTATAATTTAGCCAACAAAGGATTCAATTTATTTGCTGGTGAAAATTATAAAGCAGCTGGCGGATTTGAACATTCGGGTTTGTTTGCTCTTGTAGATAAAGAAGGGAAAATTAGATGCAGAAAAGACGCACAAGGCAATCCAATTTTATACTATGATGGATTAGAAGCAGATGGCGTGCAAGCCATTAAAGAGGATATTAAAAAATTATTAGAAGAATAA
- a CDS encoding DUF420 domain-containing protein, giving the protein MEQSKEIKYNKVIIALSIAIPVVVALLFGVNLRKMGFDVQPLSFLPPIYATTNGLTAFILIGAVVAIKNGNRKLHENLMKTAIACSVAFLAMYVAYHMTSDSTKFGGEGIAKYIYYFILITHILLSVIIIPLVLTTYVKAWSEQFDKHKRIAKITFPIWLYVAVTGVVVYLMISPYYAH; this is encoded by the coding sequence ATGGAACAGTCAAAAGAAATAAAATATAATAAGGTCATCATTGCTTTATCAATAGCAATTCCAGTAGTAGTCGCGTTACTTTTTGGAGTAAACTTAAGAAAAATGGGCTTTGATGTACAACCATTGTCGTTCTTACCGCCAATTTATGCTACAACGAACGGATTAACAGCCTTTATTTTAATAGGTGCTGTGGTTGCAATTAAAAACGGTAATAGAAAGTTACATGAAAATTTAATGAAAACCGCAATTGCATGTTCTGTTGCGTTTTTAGCCATGTATGTTGCCTATCACATGACTTCAGATTCTACAAAATTTGGAGGAGAAGGCATTGCGAAATATATTTATTATTTCATCTTAATCACTCATATTTTATTATCGGTTATCATTATTCCTTTAGTGTTAACCACTTATGTTAAAGCTTGGTCTGAACAATTTGATAAGCACAAACGCATTGCAAAAATTACGTTTCCAATTTGGTTGTATGTTGCGGTTACAGGTGTTGTGGTGTATTTAATGATTTCTCCTTATTATGCACACTAA
- a CDS encoding DUF4403 family protein — MKTTIAFTLIFCLFLLLISCGTTNKIEALKPAPSNNAAVVYKNKTSFVAMPVEITLKEIEYQLNKNLTGLIYNDSVLSDDKTEMKIWKTAPIKLTEKDGNIVSVIPMKIWAKFKYGTDFMGLNDTREINLNGTITLNSKTHLTNWKLTTVSKLEDFEWSESPSILVAGKNVPITYIINPTLSIFKSKIAKKIDKAIDETCDFKPQVLVVLEKLSTPFLTSEQYETWFKMVPMELYVTEAKLSKSKITLNMGLKCNMQTMVGQEPKNGFDAAKIILKPVASIPENTTASVVAVSTYESASKIVTKNFQGQEFASGSRKITVQKVDLWQKDGKMIIALDLLGSINGTIYLSGIPNYNSITKEIYFDQMDYVLNTKGILTKSANWLLQGTILRKIQENCRYSIKGNLEEGKKSMNPYLSNYSPMKGVFVNGTLNDFEFEKIELTDKAIIAFITTSGKMSISIDGME, encoded by the coding sequence ATGAAAACAACTATTGCTTTTACTCTGATCTTTTGCTTGTTTTTACTATTAATTTCTTGTGGAACAACCAATAAAATAGAAGCGCTAAAACCTGCACCTTCAAACAATGCTGCCGTGGTTTACAAAAATAAAACTTCTTTTGTGGCTATGCCTGTTGAAATTACACTTAAGGAAATAGAATATCAGTTGAATAAAAATTTAACTGGATTAATTTATAACGATTCTGTTTTAAGTGATGACAAAACCGAAATGAAAATTTGGAAAACAGCTCCTATCAAGTTAACTGAAAAAGACGGCAATATTGTTTCTGTAATTCCAATGAAAATTTGGGCAAAATTTAAATACGGTACTGATTTTATGGGATTAAATGATACCCGAGAAATCAACTTAAACGGAACCATCACATTAAACAGCAAGACCCATTTAACCAACTGGAAACTTACTACAGTTTCTAAATTAGAAGATTTTGAATGGAGTGAAAGCCCAAGTATTTTAGTTGCAGGAAAAAATGTCCCAATTACTTACATTATTAATCCAACGCTAAGTATTTTTAAATCGAAAATTGCAAAAAAAATTGACAAAGCGATTGACGAAACCTGCGATTTTAAACCACAAGTATTAGTTGTTTTAGAAAAATTAAGCACGCCCTTTTTAACAAGTGAACAATATGAAACTTGGTTTAAAATGGTTCCGATGGAATTGTATGTAACCGAAGCTAAACTATCAAAATCAAAAATCACACTAAACATGGGCTTAAAATGCAACATGCAAACCATGGTGGGGCAAGAGCCTAAAAACGGATTTGATGCTGCTAAAATCATATTAAAACCTGTAGCATCAATACCAGAAAACACAACAGCTTCTGTGGTGGCAGTTTCTACCTATGAAAGCGCAAGTAAAATTGTAACCAAAAATTTTCAAGGTCAAGAATTTGCATCGGGAAGTAGAAAAATTACGGTTCAAAAAGTTGATTTATGGCAAAAAGATGGCAAAATGATTATTGCATTAGATCTTTTAGGAAGTATTAATGGCACGATTTATTTATCAGGAATTCCGAATTATAATTCAATTACAAAAGAAATTTATTTTGACCAAATGGATTATGTTTTGAACACTAAAGGTATTTTAACAAAATCCGCAAATTGGCTTTTGCAAGGAACTATTTTAAGAAAAATTCAGGAAAACTGCCGTTATTCAATAAAAGGAAATTTAGAAGAAGGCAAAAAGAGCATGAATCCGTATTTATCAAATTATTCACCCATGAAAGGCGTTTTTGTCAACGGAACTTTGAACGATTTTGAATTTGAAAAAATTGAATTAACGGATAAAGCCATCATTGCATTCATAACTACTTCTGGGAAAATGAGCATCAGTATTGACGGAATGGAGTAA
- a CDS encoding TolC family protein, producing MITKKILFFLLLIGFQLSAQTKKWTLEECVDYAIKNNISIKSSELDLKTSDIEKMEAVGGFLPTLNANANYSINTGASINPVTNQFQNETFKSLSAGANSNVTLFNGLANWKTLQRAKLNKIANSYRLDKMKDDIALSVANSYLQILFNKEQLKVQKNQNLITKENLKRTQELIDAGSVPAGDIYELLATDATQQQQIISTENALLISKIALCQTLLIEDYANFDISDETIDLPLSNVTNETQEAILAKAKESVKDVKIAMSNVAIAKKDVAISRSSYLPTLTGFFGYNTRWAESTPFSFVDQLSLFDGTAVGLQLNVPILNGFSTRGRVQRAKINQERTEFQLKQAELDLERNVYQAYNDVINAKKSFEAAQKTLEARKQAFDFSKERYDVGLLNAFDYSQSTIALENAQSEVIRTKYDYIFRTKILEFYFGIPLIKKQ from the coding sequence ATGATAACAAAAAAAATACTCTTTTTTCTATTGCTGATTGGTTTTCAACTTTCGGCACAAACGAAAAAATGGACATTGGAAGAATGTGTGGATTATGCCATCAAAAATAATATTTCTATTAAATCATCTGAGTTGGATTTAAAAACTTCGGATATTGAGAAAATGGAAGCTGTTGGTGGTTTTTTACCCACTTTAAATGCTAATGCTAATTACAGTATCAATACAGGAGCAAGTATTAATCCTGTTACGAATCAGTTTCAAAACGAAACTTTTAAATCGTTATCAGCTGGAGCAAATTCAAACGTTACTTTGTTTAATGGATTGGCAAATTGGAAAACACTACAAAGAGCTAAGCTTAATAAAATAGCAAATTCATACAGGTTAGATAAAATGAAAGACGATATTGCGCTTTCGGTGGCAAATTCTTATTTGCAAATTTTATTCAATAAAGAACAATTAAAAGTTCAAAAAAATCAAAATTTAATTACAAAAGAAAATTTAAAAAGAACGCAAGAATTAATTGATGCGGGTTCTGTTCCGGCAGGTGATATTTATGAATTGTTAGCAACGGATGCCACACAACAACAACAAATTATTAGCACTGAAAATGCTTTGCTGATCTCAAAAATTGCATTGTGTCAAACTTTATTGATTGAAGATTATGCAAATTTTGATATTTCAGATGAAACGATAGATTTACCGCTTTCAAATGTGACTAATGAAACTCAGGAAGCTATTTTGGCGAAAGCAAAAGAATCTGTTAAAGATGTAAAAATTGCAATGTCTAATGTAGCAATTGCCAAAAAAGATGTAGCCATTTCGCGTTCGTCATATTTGCCAACGTTAACAGGTTTCTTTGGATACAATACACGTTGGGCAGAAAGCACACCTTTTAGTTTTGTAGATCAATTATCTTTATTTGATGGTACAGCAGTTGGATTACAACTTAATGTTCCAATTTTGAATGGGTTTTCAACAAGAGGAAGAGTACAACGTGCAAAGATCAATCAAGAGCGCACAGAATTTCAGTTAAAACAAGCCGAATTAGATTTAGAGCGTAATGTATATCAAGCGTATAATGATGTAATTAATGCAAAAAAATCGTTTGAAGCTGCACAAAAAACATTGGAAGCACGTAAACAAGCATTTGACTTTTCTAAAGAAAGATATGATGTAGGGTTATTAAACGCATTTGATTATTCGCAATCAACAATTGCATTAGAAAATGCACAATCAGAAGTAATAAGAACAAAATACGATTACATTTTTAGAACCAAAATATTAGAATTCTATTTCGGAATTCCATTAATCAAAAAACAATAA